Proteins encoded within one genomic window of Synechococcus sp. PCC 7335:
- a CDS encoding ferredoxin family protein yields MALATQRVDVPVIVDESKCLEKCKACIEVCPLDVLVKNPETGKAYMKYDECWFCLPCEKECPTNAITVQIPFLLR; encoded by the coding sequence ATGGCTTTAGCAACGCAGCGGGTCGATGTTCCGGTCATCGTAGATGAATCTAAGTGTCTAGAGAAATGTAAGGCCTGCATTGAGGTTTGTCCGCTAGATGTACTAGTCAAGAATCCTGAAACTGGAAAAGCCTACATGAAATATGACGAGTGTTGGTTTTGTCTCCCCTGTGAAAAGGAGTGCCCAACTAATGCAATCACCGTTCAAATTCCATTTTTGCTGCGCTGA
- a CDS encoding fumarate reductase/succinate dehydrogenase flavoprotein subunit encodes MNTQHLQTDFLVIGGGTAGTMAGIKAKHANPEADVLILEKANIRRSGAIAMGMDGVNTAVIPGSSTPEQYVREITIANDGILDQKAVYQTGRWGYEVIQELESWGVKFQKDREGNYDLKQVHRVGKYVLPMPEGKDLKKILTRQVKRNKVRVTNRVMATRVIVKDGRAIGAVGFDVRKGDFVIIQAKAVVLCTGACGRLGLPASGYLYGTYENPTNAGDGYSMAYHAGAELTNIECFQINPLIKDYNGPACAYVASPFGAYTANAEGNRFINCDYWSGQMMLETWKELNSGKGPVHLKMYHLDDDTISEIEQVLWANERPSRERFHEGRKENYRTHGVEMNISEIGLCSGHSASGVWVNDKAETTIPGLYAAGDMASVPHNYMIGAFVSGRLSGINAMEYVQGLEHVEPDEEFLAAEKARIYAPLDRPDGVPHTQVEYKLRRYVNDYLQPPKSPTKMDIGLAAFERYYDTMDMMGARDPHELMRCMEVHFIRDCAEMAARASLYRKESRWGLYHYRLDYPDKNDQEWFCHVNLRKSASGEMEMLKRPVAPYIVDVNLQQEVYDVAVR; translated from the coding sequence GTGAATACTCAGCATCTGCAAACAGACTTTTTGGTGATAGGTGGTGGCACGGCTGGCACAATGGCTGGCATCAAGGCTAAGCACGCAAACCCTGAAGCAGACGTGTTGATTCTAGAAAAGGCGAATATTCGTCGGAGCGGTGCGATCGCAATGGGAATGGATGGGGTGAACACTGCTGTTATTCCCGGCAGCTCCACACCTGAGCAATACGTTCGAGAAATCACGATTGCCAACGACGGCATCCTCGATCAAAAGGCGGTTTATCAGACCGGTCGCTGGGGATATGAAGTCATCCAAGAGCTAGAAAGCTGGGGTGTCAAGTTTCAAAAAGACCGCGAAGGCAACTACGATCTAAAACAGGTTCATCGAGTCGGTAAATACGTCTTGCCCATGCCAGAGGGGAAAGATCTTAAAAAGATTTTGACTCGTCAGGTCAAGCGCAACAAAGTGCGGGTGACCAACCGAGTGATGGCAACTAGAGTAATCGTCAAAGACGGACGAGCCATCGGCGCTGTTGGCTTTGATGTTCGTAAAGGAGACTTTGTCATCATTCAGGCAAAAGCGGTTGTTCTTTGTACAGGCGCCTGTGGACGCCTAGGATTGCCCGCTTCTGGCTATCTCTACGGCACTTACGAGAATCCTACCAATGCAGGGGATGGCTATTCTATGGCCTATCATGCTGGCGCAGAACTGACAAATATCGAATGTTTTCAAATTAACCCATTGATCAAAGACTACAACGGTCCAGCCTGTGCCTATGTCGCTAGCCCTTTTGGCGCCTACACGGCTAACGCTGAAGGTAATCGCTTTATAAACTGCGACTACTGGAGCGGACAGATGATGCTAGAAACTTGGAAAGAGCTAAATTCTGGCAAAGGACCAGTGCATTTGAAGATGTATCATCTCGATGATGACACTATTTCTGAGATAGAACAGGTGCTGTGGGCCAATGAACGGCCCAGTCGCGAACGTTTCCATGAAGGGAGAAAAGAGAACTACCGCACGCACGGAGTAGAGATGAATATCTCAGAAATTGGTCTGTGTAGCGGCCATAGTGCTTCGGGCGTATGGGTCAACGACAAAGCCGAGACCACCATCCCCGGTCTTTACGCGGCTGGAGATATGGCCAGCGTTCCTCACAACTACATGATCGGGGCCTTTGTCTCTGGGCGACTGTCAGGTATCAATGCAATGGAATACGTGCAGGGATTGGAGCATGTAGAGCCTGATGAAGAATTTTTGGCCGCTGAAAAAGCTCGCATCTACGCACCGCTAGATCGGCCTGATGGAGTTCCCCATACTCAAGTAGAGTACAAGCTACGCCGCTACGTCAACGACTATCTTCAGCCTCCCAAGTCGCCGACTAAGATGGACATTGGCTTAGCCGCTTTTGAGCGCTATTACGACACTATGGATATGATGGGCGCCAGAGATCCTCACGAACTGATGCGCTGTATGGAAGTGCACTTTATCCGCGACTGCGCCGAGATGGCTGCTAGGGCTTCTCTATATCGCAAAGAGAGTCGCTGGGGGCTATATCACTACCGGCTTGATTACCCTGACAAAAATGACCAAGAATGGTTCTGCCACGTGAACTTAAGAAAATCAGCATCAGGTGAGATGGAAATGCTGAAACGTCCGGTTGCACCTTATATTGTCGATGTGAATTTGCAACAAGAGGTCTACGATGTGGCTGTTCGTTAG
- a CDS encoding LysR substrate-binding domain-containing protein translates to MEIYQIKVFLEVARHLSFTEAADALNLTQPAVSAKIKSLESSLGASLFHRLGRKITLTPVGEYLVKNSPELIQLESRLVKEIDQIKQGKSSRLKIGCTTNVANGWLPKILFSYRQKYPTAEVQCFPFDTIQSLHQAITSADVDVGFSETNLQGFDEVASLAVDNFQYLLMVAADHRLARREWLGLKELTTEAWVFPADGTPERLALNARLAELGMDISDFPHREIVCSSSLMSMFLKQGHYLGFASSLQLQAEQQAKLIVSVPLKEFPLDYQLFMLVHKSQAKAVEVTQSDLKSLSRNPVRQLIQLVYKQTNRTLLDNRLAHQNQTSQTKEIAPADSSSLPSALPTQATAPVYLRSPSLQIRPKSTASSQVITITIGTQNKTIQTVTAGLIIKNLGLLEHFLPHEGRYKSVEYRIKWQDFTSGAPIVSGLQSQQLDIGVIGDYPLLLSGVTPTDSSLTKTRLVSFVASNPDGAGNTIIVPNRSELNSLDDLRSRVIAVPFASSAHGMVMRRLSRANLLADVTLTSIEDLNIHSLTPRNNQADGYAYFAPLHDIASHQGKFRRLQESDHSKLPTFHGIVVQDEFAEQHPDLVIAYLKSLIAAQYWYMTTPSALCLASNWVGLDAEIVAKTLGHKRSSALGLFFPETQIRTDWIAAHVQQLSTIKGNEALGNLDLETWIQPDLLEMALSSV, encoded by the coding sequence GTGGAAATTTACCAAATTAAAGTCTTTCTAGAGGTCGCCCGCCATCTTAGCTTTACTGAGGCAGCCGATGCTCTAAATCTCACTCAGCCCGCGGTGAGCGCCAAGATAAAATCGCTAGAGTCTAGTTTGGGCGCCTCCCTTTTTCATCGATTAGGTCGCAAGATTACGCTGACACCCGTAGGTGAATATCTGGTCAAAAATTCACCCGAATTAATTCAGTTAGAAAGTCGTTTAGTCAAAGAAATCGATCAGATCAAGCAGGGTAAATCTAGCCGATTGAAAATTGGCTGTACGACCAACGTGGCGAATGGCTGGCTGCCGAAGATTTTGTTTTCCTATCGTCAGAAGTACCCTACTGCCGAGGTACAGTGCTTTCCTTTTGATACGATCCAATCGCTTCATCAAGCAATTACATCAGCAGACGTAGACGTTGGTTTTTCGGAAACGAACCTACAGGGTTTTGACGAAGTAGCGTCGCTCGCTGTTGATAATTTTCAATATCTACTGATGGTCGCTGCTGACCATCGGCTAGCACGCAGAGAGTGGCTAGGCCTAAAAGAACTTACCACTGAAGCCTGGGTGTTTCCTGCAGATGGAACCCCTGAACGCCTGGCGCTTAATGCCAGATTGGCCGAACTAGGCATGGATATCTCCGATTTTCCCCATCGAGAGATTGTCTGTTCTTCTAGCCTGATGAGTATGTTTTTAAAGCAAGGTCATTACCTGGGATTTGCCTCTAGCTTACAGCTACAAGCCGAACAGCAGGCAAAGCTGATAGTGAGTGTGCCGCTGAAGGAATTTCCCCTAGACTATCAACTGTTTATGCTCGTTCATAAAAGCCAGGCTAAGGCAGTCGAGGTCACTCAAAGCGATTTGAAATCGTTGTCGAGAAATCCTGTACGGCAGCTGATTCAGCTAGTTTATAAACAAACAAACCGAACGCTTCTAGACAATCGCTTAGCTCACCAAAATCAGACAAGCCAGACAAAGGAAATAGCTCCTGCCGATAGCTCATCATTACCGTCGGCGCTGCCCACTCAAGCTACAGCGCCAGTTTACTTGCGATCGCCTAGTTTACAAATTCGCCCTAAATCAACCGCTTCATCTCAAGTAATTACGATTACGATAGGCACCCAAAACAAAACTATTCAGACCGTCACTGCTGGATTAATTATTAAAAATTTAGGCTTGCTCGAGCATTTCTTACCCCATGAGGGTCGCTATAAAAGCGTGGAGTATAGGATCAAGTGGCAAGACTTTACCTCGGGTGCGCCGATTGTTTCTGGTTTGCAGTCCCAGCAGCTAGACATTGGCGTGATTGGAGACTATCCGTTGTTGCTTAGCGGCGTGACGCCGACTGACTCATCTTTGACTAAAACCCGATTAGTTAGCTTTGTTGCTAGCAATCCAGACGGGGCCGGTAATACGATAATTGTCCCGAATCGCTCCGAACTCAACAGCTTGGACGATCTGCGTAGCCGAGTGATTGCTGTTCCTTTTGCTTCGTCTGCACACGGCATGGTAATGCGTAGGCTTTCTAGGGCAAATCTATTGGCTGATGTGACGCTGACTTCTATCGAGGATCTAAACATTCATAGCCTCACACCGCGCAACAATCAGGCTGATGGCTATGCGTATTTTGCACCGCTTCACGATATTGCCAGTCACCAAGGCAAGTTCAGGCGGCTGCAAGAGAGCGATCACAGCAAGCTACCGACGTTTCATGGCATTGTTGTTCAAGATGAATTTGCTGAGCAACATCCCGATCTTGTGATCGCTTATCTCAAATCACTGATCGCGGCGCAGTATTGGTACATGACTACCCCTAGTGCGCTTTGCTTAGCCAGTAACTGGGTTGGGCTAGATGCTGAGATAGTCGCTAAAACGTTAGGCCACAAACGCTCAAGTGCGCTGGGATTGTTTTTCCCTGAAACTCAAATACGAACAGATTGGATAGCTGCTCACGTTCAACAGCTATCAACTATCAAAGGCAATGAAGCTTTAGGTAATTTGGATTTAGAGACATGGATTCAACCAGATTTACTAGAGATGGCATTATCTTCGGTATGA
- a CDS encoding YeiH family protein, giving the protein MHRVDVSYPLRWYRRFDLSFGILLNLGLATLALQLYQVSFLSLLSPLIVAIALGILLRNSIGVSPIFHAGTRFCLKRILKLAIVLMGLRLSLAELQTVGITGLVLVSITLLSTFSFTIWLGRSLHINQRLVWLIAAGTSICGASAVVATNAVIEGSDEDMVYAVTLVTALGTAAMLLYPLLATPLQLSPEAFGLWCGTSIHEVAQVVAAAFQNSPVSGEFATISKLSRVLFLLPVMVILGSFSAASQGNTRRMSKLPIPWFVLLFVLLVMLNSLSLFSEDFKAIVLQLNQVLLAISLTAMGLETDLTKLKQTGFKPFYLAALSWLFLSGLSLGLIKIFFPG; this is encoded by the coding sequence ATGCATAGGGTTGATGTGAGCTATCCACTGCGCTGGTACCGTAGATTTGATCTTTCGTTCGGCATTCTTCTAAATCTAGGGTTGGCAACCTTAGCCCTACAGCTATACCAGGTTTCTTTCCTTAGCCTGTTGAGTCCTTTGATTGTGGCGATCGCCCTCGGCATTCTCTTACGCAACTCAATCGGCGTTTCTCCTATCTTTCACGCTGGGACTCGTTTTTGTCTCAAGCGTATTCTCAAGCTGGCTATTGTGCTAATGGGCCTGCGCCTTAGCTTAGCCGAACTGCAAACGGTCGGGATTACCGGCTTGGTGCTTGTCTCAATAACGCTACTTAGCACTTTTAGCTTTACGATCTGGCTGGGGCGATCGCTGCATATCAACCAGCGACTAGTGTGGCTGATAGCAGCAGGAACGTCTATTTGTGGCGCTTCAGCAGTCGTTGCTACCAATGCGGTCATCGAAGGATCTGATGAAGATATGGTGTATGCCGTCACGCTGGTTACGGCCTTGGGTACTGCCGCTATGCTGCTATATCCGCTTTTAGCCACCCCGCTTCAGCTTTCGCCTGAGGCGTTTGGGCTGTGGTGTGGAACATCTATCCACGAGGTGGCACAAGTTGTTGCTGCCGCCTTTCAAAATAGCCCGGTGAGTGGTGAATTTGCCACAATCTCTAAGCTTTCTCGCGTATTGTTTTTGCTGCCTGTCATGGTCATACTCGGCAGCTTTTCGGCCGCTTCACAAGGAAACACAAGGCGCATGTCGAAGCTGCCTATTCCCTGGTTCGTATTGTTGTTTGTTCTACTGGTTATGCTCAATAGCCTCTCTCTATTTTCTGAGGACTTCAAAGCAATTGTTCTTCAGCTCAATCAAGTTCTCCTAGCGATTTCTCTAACCGCGATGGGACTAGAAACTGATCTAACTAAGCTTAAACAAACAGGTTTCAAACCCTTTTATCTAGCAGCGCTTTCCTGGCTATTTTTATCAGGATTGAGTTTAGGCTTAATCAAAATCTTTTTTCCCGGCTGA
- a CDS encoding ABC transporter ATP-binding protein has translation MRQTLAPSTTQTQTKGLVNIEGVSMAFSRQGVSTQVLEAINCRINPGELVCLLGPSGCGKSTLLNIVAGFVQPSAGYVMVDQRQVTKPGADRGFVFQQYSLLPWKTTFQNVELGLKIKGVPKGERQDTVGEYLNLAGLAKYRDAYPAQLSGGMQQRASIVRALVNSPSVLLMDEPFAALDAQTRHMMQELLLNIWETLKTTVIFVTHDIEEAVFLGDRILVMGVQPGRIKAELEVALTRPRHVDDMLTPEFTQLNRQVFNLIREETMKSMERQ, from the coding sequence ATGCGGCAGACGTTAGCACCTAGTACAACCCAAACGCAGACTAAGGGGTTGGTGAATATAGAAGGCGTCTCGATGGCCTTTAGCCGGCAGGGAGTATCGACTCAGGTATTAGAGGCTATCAACTGTAGGATCAATCCAGGAGAGTTAGTGTGTTTGCTAGGACCCTCAGGCTGTGGGAAATCAACTTTGCTCAATATCGTTGCCGGATTCGTTCAGCCAAGCGCCGGTTATGTCATGGTTGATCAGCGGCAGGTAACAAAGCCGGGAGCCGACCGGGGGTTTGTTTTTCAGCAGTATTCTCTGCTGCCCTGGAAAACAACCTTTCAAAATGTGGAATTAGGGCTCAAGATCAAAGGCGTGCCAAAAGGAGAACGGCAGGATACCGTTGGAGAATACTTGAATCTAGCAGGGTTAGCAAAGTATCGCGATGCTTATCCAGCGCAGCTATCGGGCGGCATGCAACAGCGAGCAAGTATTGTTAGGGCGCTGGTGAATTCTCCTTCGGTACTGCTGATGGACGAGCCCTTTGCGGCGCTAGATGCTCAGACCCGGCACATGATGCAAGAGCTGCTGCTCAACATTTGGGAGACGCTAAAGACAACAGTTATCTTTGTAACTCACGATATTGAAGAGGCTGTTTTTTTAGGCGATCGCATCCTGGTTATGGGCGTGCAGCCAGGTCGTATCAAAGCCGAATTAGAGGTTGCTCTGACCAGACCTCGCCATGTCGATGACATGCTAACGCCAGAATTTACGCAGCTCAACAGGCAGGTATTTAATTTAATTCGAGAAGAAACGATGAAAAGTATGGAAAGGCAGTGA
- a CDS encoding ABC transporter permease — translation MPNCSKQHDIMANTLPQIRDRTKPKPLKRYQSLQTTLRANRSFMRLLSLMLFFGIWQFLCVVGFKFFINFQLVPSPWEVLGATIEFFSSEPGVHLRSSIVRVLLGFAIASALGTVVGMLIGWFQVIEDLLMPPLELLRPIPAVAWIPLAILIFPTAETGMIYITFVGAFFPVLISTIRAVENILHDVVLIRVGQCLGASRWHIFKDIVIPGSLPGIASGLTIGMGNAWFCLVTAEILAGRYGVGYITWESYVTSNYPPIVMGMLLIGLMGALSSWAVGRGMSALMPWRVIRKQN, via the coding sequence TTGCCAAACTGCTCTAAACAGCATGACATCATGGCCAATACGCTGCCTCAGATTCGCGATCGCACTAAGCCAAAGCCCTTAAAGCGATATCAGTCATTGCAGACGACTTTGCGCGCTAATCGTTCATTCATGCGCCTGCTGTCACTGATGCTCTTTTTTGGCATTTGGCAGTTCCTGTGTGTGGTTGGCTTTAAGTTCTTTATAAACTTTCAGCTAGTCCCTTCACCCTGGGAAGTACTGGGTGCCACGATTGAGTTCTTTTCAAGTGAGCCCGGTGTTCATCTTCGCTCTAGTATTGTACGAGTACTGCTTGGCTTTGCGATCGCCTCTGCATTAGGCACTGTCGTTGGCATGCTGATCGGTTGGTTTCAAGTAATTGAAGATCTGCTGATGCCGCCGCTAGAGCTGCTTAGACCCATTCCCGCAGTTGCTTGGATCCCACTGGCAATTTTAATATTTCCAACGGCTGAAACGGGGATGATTTATATCACATTTGTAGGTGCTTTTTTCCCAGTTTTGATTAGCACAATCAGAGCAGTGGAAAACATTTTGCACGATGTCGTACTCATTCGTGTGGGTCAATGCTTAGGCGCTAGTCGATGGCATATTTTCAAGGATATTGTTATCCCTGGATCCCTACCGGGAATTGCGAGCGGATTGACCATCGGGATGGGAAACGCCTGGTTTTGTTTAGTCACTGCTGAAATCCTAGCGGGTCGTTACGGCGTTGGATATATCACCTGGGAGTCTTATGTTACCTCCAACTATCCACCGATTGTGATGGGCATGTTGCTAATTGGTCTGATGGGCGCACTTAGCTCCTGGGCCGTTGGCAGAGGAATGAGCGCGCTGATGCCTTGGCGGGTGATTAGGAAACAGAATTAA
- a CDS encoding ABC transporter substrate-binding protein, which translates to MKSQYIWSKRFWPKRFSFNCALALSATFFITACSATSNTAQSSESGTDTASEASYDGETIRISIGTQDQVINTAVGGATVRELELLEKHLPTTGKYEGVEYEIEWSSYTSGPPITNKMLADQIDIGLMGDFPAVINLIKFQEELEEVDSTFIGTLAYSPNGAGNAVVVPKDSEVTSLAELKGGSVSVPFGSAAHGMVLKALDDAGLNPEEDVELISQAPEVGGTSLRTGQIDAHADFVPFGELFPYRGFAKKIFDGAQTGVPTLHGIVVRSDFSQEHPEIVEAYLQAMLEANQMFRDNPEEISAQIEEWSGIEKEVVYMFLGPSGLQPINPSIGEVQLEALKNSIATLVSLGKIETPVDPEDVTNWVDESFLQRAMENLGLDYDEVIEAGESYVITGEDALTGEAIEAPKMAAQLWIQAEPTVTSFASIPNMIKRLNEIQAEGKAADVIFVHDRNQGWKLFAENSHYVTQGDEVSAFLLKEDAEAYAAESGGQVASFKDLLRTYASGPQPIQVSRLTPARVRRLIQTQLPTFAQPKRSTQQLTG; encoded by the coding sequence ATGAAATCTCAGTATATTTGGTCTAAAAGATTCTGGCCCAAAAGATTTTCTTTCAACTGTGCTCTAGCGCTTTCGGCAACTTTTTTCATCACTGCTTGTTCAGCAACTTCTAACACAGCTCAATCAAGCGAATCTGGAACCGATACAGCCAGTGAAGCTTCTTATGACGGTGAGACTATCCGCATCTCTATTGGCACGCAAGATCAGGTGATTAATACTGCTGTTGGGGGCGCTACCGTTCGCGAGCTAGAACTTTTAGAGAAGCACCTGCCGACTACTGGCAAGTACGAAGGCGTTGAATACGAAATTGAGTGGTCTAGCTATACGTCTGGTCCGCCTATTACCAACAAGATGCTAGCCGATCAAATTGATATTGGCCTGATGGGAGATTTTCCAGCGGTGATTAATCTAATCAAGTTTCAAGAAGAACTTGAGGAGGTTGATTCTACCTTTATTGGCACCCTAGCCTATAGTCCTAATGGTGCTGGCAACGCGGTGGTTGTCCCAAAAGATAGCGAGGTGACCTCTTTAGCCGAACTCAAAGGAGGATCGGTCTCAGTACCCTTTGGTTCAGCGGCGCACGGTATGGTGCTCAAGGCATTAGATGATGCAGGCCTCAATCCAGAAGAAGATGTTGAACTGATCAGTCAAGCGCCCGAAGTGGGCGGGACTAGCTTGCGTACAGGCCAAATTGACGCTCACGCTGACTTTGTTCCTTTTGGGGAGCTGTTTCCTTATCGTGGATTTGCTAAGAAGATTTTCGACGGTGCTCAAACTGGGGTGCCAACGCTACATGGAATTGTCGTACGTTCTGATTTCTCTCAAGAGCATCCTGAAATTGTCGAAGCGTATCTTCAGGCGATGCTAGAAGCGAACCAAATGTTTCGCGATAATCCTGAAGAGATATCGGCCCAAATAGAAGAGTGGTCTGGCATTGAAAAGGAAGTAGTCTATATGTTCTTAGGCCCTTCTGGACTACAGCCAATCAATCCCAGCATTGGCGAGGTGCAGCTAGAGGCATTAAAGAACAGCATTGCCACCTTAGTTAGCCTAGGTAAAATTGAAACTCCTGTCGATCCTGAAGATGTGACTAACTGGGTAGACGAAAGCTTCTTGCAGCGAGCCATGGAAAACCTCGGGTTGGACTATGACGAGGTGATTGAGGCTGGCGAAAGCTATGTCATTACCGGAGAGGATGCCTTGACTGGAGAAGCCATTGAAGCCCCTAAGATGGCCGCCCAGCTATGGATTCAAGCAGAGCCGACAGTAACTAGCTTTGCTTCTATTCCGAATATGATCAAACGGCTCAATGAGATCCAGGCAGAAGGAAAAGCTGCTGACGTCATTTTTGTGCATGATCGCAATCAGGGGTGGAAGCTTTTTGCTGAAAACTCTCACTATGTGACTCAAGGCGATGAAGTCTCTGCCTTTCTGCTCAAAGAGGATGCTGAAGCGTATGCAGCTGAGTCAGGTGGGCAGGTAGCCTCCTTTAAAGACCTCTTGCGAACCTACGCTAGTGGTCCGCAGCCTATTCAAGTCAGTCGGTTGACACCGGCTCGTGTACGTCGGTTGATTCAGACTCAGCTACCGACTTTTGCACAGCCCAAGCGTTCAACTCAGCAGCTCACTGGATAA
- a CDS encoding IS982 family transposase — translation MFSLEELFCHVDDFCQVFEPLWQRQLLSHHLKTRQRARSLSLSEIMTILIGFHQSHYRTFKHYYVHHVCQYWKQAFPTLVSYNRFVEWTPSCLFPLCCYLKRCFGRCTGISFIDATSLSVCHNRRIWQHKVCKDTAARGKTSVGWFYGFKLHLVVNECGELLNLTLTPGNTDDREPAFDLLTGLWGKVFADKGYVSKQLAKQLLEVFNIEFFAKPRRNMKNQLVRLTDKLLSRKRSIIETIIDQLKNISQIEHSRHRSPVNCWVNILCGLIAYCHQPKKPSLHMEWELPPAA, via the coding sequence ATGTTCAGCTTAGAAGAACTGTTCTGCCACGTCGATGACTTTTGCCAAGTGTTTGAACCCCTCTGGCAGCGTCAGCTGCTAAGCCACCATCTGAAGACGCGACAACGCGCTCGTTCGCTGAGCTTGAGCGAAATCATGACGATACTCATCGGCTTTCACCAAAGCCACTACCGCACCTTCAAACACTACTACGTTCATCATGTATGCCAGTACTGGAAGCAAGCGTTTCCAACGCTAGTCAGCTATAACCGCTTTGTCGAATGGACGCCCTCTTGTTTGTTCCCGCTGTGCTGTTATCTAAAGCGCTGCTTCGGCCGTTGTACAGGCATTAGTTTTATCGATGCGACCAGTCTATCGGTCTGCCACAACCGTCGGATCTGGCAGCATAAGGTCTGCAAAGATACGGCGGCTAGGGGCAAAACCTCTGTCGGCTGGTTCTATGGCTTCAAACTACATCTGGTGGTGAACGAGTGCGGTGAACTGCTCAACCTCACCCTGACCCCGGGCAATACGGACGACCGTGAGCCCGCCTTTGACTTACTCACTGGACTATGGGGAAAAGTCTTCGCAGACAAAGGCTATGTATCGAAGCAGCTGGCTAAGCAACTACTCGAGGTGTTCAACATCGAGTTCTTTGCTAAGCCTCGGCGCAATATGAAGAACCAGCTAGTGCGGCTTACTGACAAGCTACTCTCGCGCAAACGTTCCATCATCGAAACGATTATCGACCAACTGAAGAACATTTCGCAGATAGAGCATTCTCGTCACCGTAGTCCGGTCAACTGCTGGGTCAACATCCTCTGTGGACTGATTGCTTATTGCCACCAACCGAAGAAGCCTTCTCTCCATATGGAGTGGGAACTTCCCCCTGCTGCTTAA
- a CDS encoding HEAT repeat domain-containing protein: MELATYEPPVSALLTYGSCLDVDKKVSDPERDRLVEQILSAGPENIDRSLISQLKPSYKFESWPDYIEELGITSEHIPALIRMATDADLNQADVESLEVWAPVHAWRCLGLLKAQEAIEPLLGLFTGEEYADWTREEIPWVLGMIGEQAIAPTSLFLASRKQDMWDRIAAVSAFEHIAVLHPELKETCIRKLASQLADCKYNSEELNAFLVSTLVELEAVSKTDLIERVYASNAIDETICGTWPSVQVDLGLAKEEDFDPSELKPEFEWVPRDPAIRRETIPTGLDLPTKHPKKPASRVLGFGKAKKAPKKKKK, from the coding sequence ATGGAGTTAGCAACATACGAGCCCCCGGTTTCAGCTTTACTCACTTATGGAAGTTGCCTAGATGTCGATAAAAAGGTGAGTGATCCAGAGCGCGATCGCCTTGTCGAGCAAATACTGTCGGCTGGACCTGAGAACATAGATAGATCGTTAATCTCTCAACTAAAGCCTTCTTATAAGTTCGAGAGCTGGCCAGACTATATAGAAGAACTAGGCATTACCTCTGAGCACATCCCGGCGCTAATCCGGATGGCAACCGATGCAGATCTCAATCAGGCAGACGTTGAGTCTTTAGAGGTGTGGGCTCCGGTGCATGCTTGGCGATGTTTAGGCTTGTTGAAGGCCCAAGAAGCGATTGAACCGCTATTAGGTCTATTTACGGGAGAGGAGTACGCTGATTGGACTAGAGAAGAAATTCCTTGGGTGCTGGGGATGATTGGGGAGCAGGCGATCGCGCCAACATCTCTTTTCCTAGCCAGCCGCAAACAGGATATGTGGGATCGCATAGCAGCGGTTTCTGCCTTTGAGCATATAGCGGTTTTGCATCCAGAGCTAAAAGAAACCTGTATTAGAAAGCTGGCTTCGCAGCTAGCAGATTGCAAGTACAACTCCGAAGAGCTTAATGCATTTCTCGTCAGTACACTCGTCGAATTAGAAGCCGTTTCTAAGACAGATCTGATCGAAAGAGTGTATGCCAGCAATGCAATTGATGAGACCATCTGCGGTACTTGGCCAAGCGTGCAAGTAGATTTGGGACTGGCCAAAGAAGAAGACTTTGACCCATCTGAGCTAAAACCGGAGTTCGAATGGGTTCCACGTGACCCGGCAATCAGAAGAGAGACCATCCCTACTGGGTTGGATCTGCCCACAAAGCATCCCAAGAAGCCAGCTTCTCGCGTTTTAGGTTTTGGGAAAGCTAAAAAAGCACCTAAGAAGAAAAAGAAATAA